ATGATGAGCGTTATGTAAACACATACTGGTCACGATTTGAAAATAAATGGGTTCATGGTGACTGGGTCATTTATGACGGTGAGCAATATATTATTACAGGGCGTTCAGATGATACGTTAAACATTGCTGGAAAACGTATTGGGCCTGCTGAATATGAATCTATTCTTGTGAAACATAATAATGTAATAGAAGCAGCTGCAATTGGTGTACCTGACGATGTTAAAGGTGAGGTTTGTCATTGCTTTGTAGTATTACGAGATGGTGTAATATTTACAGCAGAATTAAAGAAAGAATTAATGAGTTTAGTAAATTCTCATATCGGAAAAGCATTATGTCCAAAAGATATCCACGTTGTAGAGGATTTACCAAAAACACGTAATTCTAAAGTAATGCGACGCGTCATTAAGGCTGCTTACTTAGGGAAAGAATTAGGAGACTTATCTTCACTTGTAAATCCTGAAGTGGTTCCGTATATTCAGGGGCTACAGTCTAGCAAACTATAAAATTACGAATGAGCTCTATGTAAATAGAGCTCATTTTTAATGTTTACTAAAAGATACAAGAGAAAAAGTAAATTTGAAGTTAAAAAATCTACTATTAGTGGTAAGTATGTCTGTTTGTTTTTAGTTTTTATCAAAATAGGATACTGCGGCAGTCTATTCAATGGAGTGATTGAATTTTGTTAAGAATGAAAATTTAGTGAAGAAAAAAGTAATGAATAAAAGGAGAAATCCCTGGGGGACAGGGATTCAATAAGGGAGATAACATTGTCGTTCAATGTCGAAATTTGGCGTATCCGACAAATTAATATTATCATGAATTTTCAGGAGATTGCGATAGTGGATGTGTCAAAAATGTGTACGGGTTTCATATAAAAATGTTATTTAAATAGGAAAAGGGAAAAGAATTAAGTTCACTCGTTCTTAAGATTTTCCCTTTTTAAATTTACTGTTTGCTCGTTGTTCTATATACTTCTGAAATTGGTAAATCTTCGCCATGTAAAGCTTGAGTACTGTCTTTTTTGTTTGAATTATGTGGCTCCGGAGATGTTTCTTGCATTTGCTCTTGGGCTTTACTAGGAGTATTCAGCGCATCCGATGACACATAATCAAGTTGTTGACTTAATAGATTTTTCTTATCCATGTTATGTAGCTCCTTTTTGAACTTAGATATAAAAACAATGTTTTTTTAAATAGTTACGTGGGTATTATGTATCTTTGAATGGACTTATATACATAAACTATATTGAGAATTTAACTAATAATAAAAAGTACTTGTGATGACAAGCTTAAGAAATATAAAGATCATTAGTCCTTATTAAAAGAGTTATTTTAGTAGGGTGTAGATTAAATAGGACCTGTTGTACGGAACAAGTCCTTTCAAAAAGGACAACGGATAATGAATGGGGGTTACTTGAACATTTCTATTAGTGGTAACTAGAGCCCATTCGTTGGATGCTACGAAATTTCATTTGAAAGGAACATCCCAATGATAAGATGAGCACTGTAAATCAGTGCTCATCTTATCAGAAATTGCTTAGTCCTTAAAAATAAAACCATTACGGACAATTCACAATGGTAATAGTGACGTTAGCCATTGTTCCAGGAGAATCAAGAAGTGAAGCAGTAACAGTTACTGTTCCAGGCCCATTAGCGGCTAGAAATACAGCGGTAAAGTTGCCTGAAGCATTGGTAATGACAGCAAGAGGAACCATGAAAGCAAGAGAAGGGTTACTAAATGAAAAACTGACCACTACTCCTGGAGTAGGATTACCGTTTACTAATACTTGCCCCGAAAAAAATAAAGTATTATTTCCTTGAGTGGATACACATGCTGTGGGGTCGTTAGAAGTTAAGGTAATAGATGCAGGCCCAGCAGGAAGATTAAATCCAGTTGGCCCAGTTGGCCCAGTTGGCCCAGTTGGTCCGGTAGGTCCGGTTGGCCCGGTTGGTCCGGTAGGTCCGGTTGGCCCAGTTGGTCCGGTTGGCCCAATTGGGCCAGTTGAACCGGTAGCTCCTGTAGAACCGGTGGGACCAGTAGGGAATTGAAAGGGTGGAACAGGTGGAAGTGTAGGTCCAATAGAACCCGGATTAAGTGCAGCAAAAGATAAAAACTCGTCCATTATATATCACCTCTAAAAATCGTATTACTAATAGTAAATGTAATGATAGAGCAAAGTGAAATGGACAAGCGGTTGTATTTTAATAAATTAAACAAAATAGTTATTTAATAGAAAGAGAGAGTAGTATGATTCCTTTAGAAATTAAATATAAAAAGGCGATTATCTTCAAATCGCCTTTTGGTAATGAAGTGTAATTTTATTCAGTTATTTGAAATATAGTTTCATTCGGTTTAGAAAATCCATACAGTTTCCTTGCGAATTTTAAAACTTCTTCTTCACTACCTGTTAAAACTTTAACATCATTTTTAAGGGTATGACCATCCTTCTTTAAAGTAGATAATTTTTGTTGCTCCGTATTAACCGTGATTTGTTTTTCTTTAATCATTTCTTGTTGGTTATTAAGAGAATATTGAAGGACAAAAATTATAGGTAATATAAAAGCTAAAGTAGTTATAATACGGCGTCTTGTTTTTTTATTATTACCTTGTTGGGTGTTAGGGTTCACTTGCTGTGAGGGTATCTTAGGATTTGATTGTTGTGATGATATTTTTGGGATGTTTCCCATTAAAATGCCTCCATTACTGATTGTAGAATTTAAACCGTTTAAAAGTATTATAAATGTTCAATAGGAATTTTAGAAGATATTTTATTAATATAGGTGAGTTTTGTAAAGTTTAAACAAAATCATTATTTAAATAAAAGAAACCCCGATTGTCTGCGGAGCTCCTAAGGGTAATCATCAAGTGATGACGTACTCGACTAATTAACGATATCATGAATTTTTTTGGTAAAAATACTGGTAAATTCGTCCAAATTAATAAGAGCATCATTTGAAATAAATACGCTATTTTTATAGGGAGGGGAATAATGATGATTCTATGGGACAAACGAGTAAACCTTGTATCAAGGTGATTATTTTATTACAGAGGGGACAATTTTAGAGGTTAGTGAAAGGGTGAATAAATTATTAGATTGGCTTCGGTGCATATTAGCTCCAAACTATGAAAAAGTGTACGGTAATAGTACATAGCGACCTCGGTTGATTCGGATAGACGATGATGAAGAATGATATAAAAATTTCATTTCGTAGAGAAATATGTTGATTAATGATGGGCATTGAATATGCTATGTTTGTATTAAAAAAGAGCAGGATTTAGCCTATATATAGGTGTTGGAATTGTTCTAAAGGGGATCTACATAATTGTATATCCCTGAACCCTCCAAGAAAACAGACTTTGAATTAAGGGTTTTATCTACACGTATAGCGCTCGCTATCATTGCGCCTTGGCCTTATGGATACTTATAGTAACGATATAAAATAATCCTTTTCTAATAAGAAATATACTAAAATATGAGAAAATGCTGTAATAATAATTATACATTTAGTCCTACTGGAAGAACCAGTGGACATCAAACTAAAAAGGGCGTTGTTATATTGCTCTGTAGTTTGGTGTCCGCTTTTTTATTAACAAAATAGATTAGTGGTGTTTTTATAAATGACGCAATTTCGTTTTTAGTATATAAAAAGAAGTTTTAGTACAAGTGTTTGTTTTTTTGTTTTTTTGCTTTCGTCTCGTACACTTTTAAGCTATTGGACATACCTTACTAATAGAAAGGATTAGGGGGTGAGGTTTTGGGTTCTCGATTTAATAATTGTAAAAAGAAGTGTACATGTAAACAGGATGATTGTTGGGAAATATTCGAAGAGTGTAAAAAAGAAAAGCATGAGAAATGTGATAATTCTTGTGTGCAAGGAATTAGAGATGAGCTTAAGAAATTAATTAATCAAACAGTTCAAATTAATACAGAGGGACGTACTTATGTAGGTACTGTTTCGTCTGTAAGTTGTGATGTTGTTAAGCTTGCAGCTATTCCTGGATCTGTTGGAGTAATTATCTCCATTTGCAAAATTGAAGCAATTTTCCCTCCTGTTACAACGGTTACCGCTGAGTTTGATTTTAATGGTGTTGACGTAGCAAACAAAGCATAATTATGCTGGTTTTTTGTAAAGCCATTCTTATGAATGGCTTTATTTTAATTTCGTATAAAAGGAGAATATATTCTTTATATAGAAATAGGTTTGAGGCTATAAAGAGTGATGTACGAAAGGAGAATGAGAGTGATTAAATTAGTGCCCTTTAAAAGATCTGATTTCAAACAATTAATAAATTGGATTAATTCCGAAGAATTTTTAATACAATGGTCGGGAAATGCATTTACATATCCTTTAAATGAACAGCAATTAGAAAAATATACAGAATGTGCAAACACACTGGCATTCAAAATAATAGATGAAGAGACTAAAGCAGTTATTGGTCATATTTCTCTTGGACAAATAGATAATATAAATAAGTCTGCTAGAATTGGAAAAGTGCTAGTTGGTAATACGAACATGAGAGGGCGTTCTATAGGGAAACATATGATGAAAGCCGTACTTCGTATTGCTTTTGATGAATTAAAACTACATAGAGTAACTCTTGGTGTTTATGACTTTAATAAGTCAGCTATTTCTTGTTACGAAAAAATAGGTTTTGTAAAAGAAGGTTTATTAAGAGAGTCAAAAAGAGTAGGAAAAACGTATTGGAATTTATGGAAAATGAGTATGTTAGAATATGAATGGAACAATAAATAATAGTATTTTATAATTATATTATGTTAACAAAAGGGGTTTGGTGGGAAGCGTGAATAAAAAAACTAAAATAATTTCAATTGCAGCTGTTTCAGGTGGAGGTAAAACTACTATTACAGAAAGTTTAACTCATGAGTTAACGAATTCTAAAGCGCTATATTTTGATAGTTATAAATTTGATAGCTGTCCTGCTGATATTTGTAAATGGATTGATGATGGAGCGAATTATGACGACTGGGTACTTACACCATTAATTCATGATATTCAGCATCTTATACGAGATAGTAAATTAGACTATATTATTGTAGATTATCCTTTTGCATACTTAAATAGAGAAATGGGACAATTCATTGATGTAACTATATTTATTGACACACCTTTAGATATTGCGATGGCTAGAAGAATTTTACGAGACTTTAAGGAAGATACTATGAGTGAAATACATAATGATTTGAAACATTACATGGCACATGCGAGAAAAGCTTATTTAGAGGCAATTCATACTGTTAAGCCGAATTCAGATATCGTATTGGATGGATCTTTTTCTGTAAATGAAATAATTGATCATATTGTAGAGGAACTTTGTCGAAGAGAAGTGATTGTCAATGGTTAAATGTATAGAGGAATATGTACAAGTTTATGACGTTAAAATATATACAAAAATATTCCAAGGAAAGAAACTGCAGCCTATTATTATAATGGAAGCAGGTTATGGTGATTATTCAAAGGCATGGGATCATATTGCTGAAGGGCTGACGGAATATGGGACGGTACTCACATATGATCGAGCTGGATTAGGAAAAAGTGGGAAGAGTTCTAAGCGACGTATTAGTTCTGAAATGGTAAAAGAATTAAGAGATTGCTTAAAGCAATTACAACTTAAGCCACCCTATATTTTTGTAGGACATTCCTTTGGGGGTATAAATATCCGTTTATTTACGACCTTTTATCCTGAAGATACGATGGGAGTAGTTTTAGTTGATTCGACACCAGAAAATTATAAAGAGGATTTTTTACCAATAATGTCTTCTGAATTTCAAGATGCATATTATAAGCAATTTATATATGAAAGCTCATACGAAGAGTTCATGTATAGTTTAGGTGAAGCAGGGAAACGTTGTAAGTCAATGAGTGATATTCCACTTGTCGTGTTAGCTGCTGGTAAAAAATCTTTTTATTCGCAAGCTGCACAACTGAAATGGTTACAATTACAAAGAGAATTATTACAATTATCAAGCAAAAATAAATTTATAATTGCAGAACATAGCGGTCACTATATTCAAAAGGATGATCCACATTATATCATAGATGCTATTAAGTGGATCATTGAGGTAAGGGAGAGATAAATGTGTACACTTTATTGCAATATAATTGGCAAGTAAGGGATGATTGGTTTAAGCGGTGTGAGCAACTTACTGAGGAAGAATTGCTTTGCAAACGTGTTGGAGGTGTTGGGAGTATTTTAGAAACACTTTTCCATATTGTAGATGTTGAGTATAGCTGGATTTGTGATTTGAAAGGAAAGGAAGTAGATGAGCCGCAATTTAAGGATTATCAATCAATCAAGAAACTGAAAGCGTTATCTGATTTGTATAACAAGGATTTAGAGAGATTTTTACAATCGTGGACAGAAGACTTAGAGAATAAAATATTAAAAGTTTCATGGATGGATAAAGAGTATAGGTATGGTGAAGTGTTACGACATGTTATTGCACATGAAATTCATCATATAGGTCAGCTATCAATATGGGCAAGAGAATTAAATCTTCAGCCCGTTTCAGCGAATTTAATTGGAAGAGGATTATAGATTTAGAAACCGACTTGCTAAATGCAAGTCGGTTTTTTATATAAAAGAGAACGGTTAGCTAAAGTCCTCGGATTTTTTCTGACGTAGATGTAAAAACATTAAGATCGTAATGATTAAAAAGATTATTACTGTTTGTATGATTAAATTTTTAAACTGAAGTAAAATGGTCCAAGATGTAATAGTGTCTTTGAAAGCTTGAAGTGCAGAATATGAGGTAGGTTCAAAACCGTATTGAAGTAACTTTTTTGTTTCGACAAAAGCCGTGTTTTCTTCATTGGTGTCTAATACTACAGAAATAAACCGTGTGTCTCCTTGTTTTGCTGTGCTAACAAAACTGTAATTACCGTTAGTTGACAAACTAGATTGCAAGCCATCAACACCTTTTAATTTAATGTTTTTATTAAGAGAATAAATCATTTTATTTGTGTTGAAAACTTGAACATCTTTGAAGGTAAATTGGTAAGAGGTTTGTTTAGTAATATTTAATACATCTGGATAGTCTTTTATTAATTGTGCAGCTATTTCGGCTGCGTCTATTGCTGTTGTAATTGATTGTCTATTCTTTTCACTATTTATTCCGGTTGAATTTAAAAATGGAGATTGTTGTGATAATTTTAGTTGTTTTGCTTTTTCATTCATTAACGATGTAAAATTATCTTCATTTCCAGCAATGTGTTCTGCAAGTGCAAGCGCAGAACGATTATTTCCGGTTAAAAGCAAAGCATGAAGTAAGTCACGAACGGTAGTGTTATCCTTTGATGTTACTTGGATCGGACTTGTTTCTGTTTGAAAAACTTCGTTTCTAATTTTCACAGATTCATCTAATTGTATTTTGCCATCATGAAGTTGTTCCATCACAATATATTCTGTCATTAATTTAGATAAAGCGGCCGACTGAATAGGAGTACGTTCATTTTTTTTATAAACAATTTCACCAGAATTAGTATCTATTAAAATAGCTGATTTAGCTCGAATAGTTGGACCATTTACATAAAGATAAAAATATAAAACGATAAGTGCAGTAATAAGAAAAGATAATAATAAAATTGTTATTTTTTTAAAAAATTGCATACGCGATCCTCCTACAATTACATCAATAATATTATTGTAAGAAGGAATGCTTAATTAGTAAGAAAGAAAAGGTAAAGAATTTCTAAAGAATTTTAAGGAATTCTTTAATTTTGGATTTTGATGGAAAATTAAAGGTTCAATTTCTTATTAAATAAGAAATTGAACCTAAAAATGTACCTTATGATCATTTATATGGAAGTAATTTCACAGTGAAAGTTGTCTTTTCATCATCACTATATACTTCAATTGTTCCTTTATGCAGTTCGACAATACTTTTTGCAATTGCTAATCCGAGACCAGATCCACCGGTGTTTGTCGATCGTGATTTCTCTACGCGATAAAAACGTTCAAAAACATGTGGTAAATCAGTACTTGGGATAGCTTGTCCGTAATTTGTTATATCAATTGCAATCGTATTATTGCTTTCGTAAGCTGTTATATCAATATGATTTCCATCATTTCCATAAGTAATAGCGTTTATGATTAGGTTTTCAAACACACGTACTAATTTATCCCCATCAGCGAGTACCATTAGCTTTTGAGATGGGAAAGAAGGACGACATTCAATATTAGCTTCTTGAAGCTGTATCCGAAATTGGACAGTTAATTGTCCAAGTAATTCTACAATATCAATAGGAACAGAATTTAAACTTAACTCTTTATTTTGGACACGTGTATATTCAAACAAATCATTCATTAATGCGTTAAGACGGGTTACTTTATCGTATATAACTTGTATATAATGACGCAATTCCACTTCATCTCTATAATTATCATGATGGATTAAATTCACATATCCAACTATAGATGTAAGAGGCGTTCGTAAGTCATGTGATACATTCGTAATTAGTTCGCTTTTTGCTTGTTCCGCCTGTCTTTCTTCATCAATTGATACTTTTAACTGTTCGACAATTTGATTAACGCCAGTTGCTAATTCTTCTAAATAATTATGCTGTACAATAGAAACTTTATGATTAAAGTTTCCATTCGCAATATATCGAATTTCTTCAATCATTTTTTTAATACAAGTTTCATAGTAAAGCTTTCTTTCATGACGATAAAAAATGTAAAGATAGGATGAGAAAATAGAAAATAAAAACAAATAAGAAACGATTATCATCCATAAAGATTCCTTTATCCCTCTATACTTTTCATAACCAAAAATTCGAATGAATTCTTTACCTAGTTCGCTTAGAGTAAGTGAACTCTCAATTACACT
This genomic interval from Bacillus cereus contains the following:
- a CDS encoding D-alanyl-D-alanine carboxypeptidase family protein, coding for MQFFKKITILLLSFLITALIVLYFYLYVNGPTIRAKSAILIDTNSGEIVYKKNERTPIQSAALSKLMTEYIVMEQLHDGKIQLDESVKIRNEVFQTETSPIQVTSKDNTTVRDLLHALLLTGNNRSALALAEHIAGNEDNFTSLMNEKAKQLKLSQQSPFLNSTGINSEKNRQSITTAIDAAEIAAQLIKDYPDVLNITKQTSYQFTFKDVQVFNTNKMIYSLNKNIKLKGVDGLQSSLSTNGNYSFVSTAKQGDTRFISVVLDTNEENTAFVETKKLLQYGFEPTSYSALQAFKDTITSWTILLQFKNLIIQTVIIFLIITILMFLHLRQKKSEDFS
- a CDS encoding alpha/beta fold hydrolase, with translation MVKCIEEYVQVYDVKIYTKIFQGKKLQPIIIMEAGYGDYSKAWDHIAEGLTEYGTVLTYDRAGLGKSGKSSKRRISSEMVKELRDCLKQLQLKPPYIFVGHSFGGINIRLFTTFYPEDTMGVVLVDSTPENYKEDFLPIMSSEFQDAYYKQFIYESSYEEFMYSLGEAGKRCKSMSDIPLVVLAAGKKSFYSQAAQLKWLQLQRELLQLSSKNKFIIAEHSGHYIQKDDPHYIIDAIKWIIEVRER
- a CDS encoding sensor histidine kinase, which codes for MRNEAFDILKDIPKWKLIFWLLLAITLTPITELIIFRLVTSVIESSLTLSELGKEFIRIFGYEKYRGIKESLWMIIVSYLFLFSIFSSYLYIFYRHERKLYYETCIKKMIEEIRYIANGNFNHKVSIVQHNYLEELATGVNQIVEQLKVSIDEERQAEQAKSELITNVSHDLRTPLTSIVGYVNLIHHDNYRDEVELRHYIQVIYDKVTRLNALMNDLFEYTRVQNKELSLNSVPIDIVELLGQLTVQFRIQLQEANIECRPSFPSQKLMVLADGDKLVRVFENLIINAITYGNDGNHIDITAYESNNTIAIDITNYGQAIPSTDLPHVFERFYRVEKSRSTNTGGSGLGLAIAKSIVELHKGTIEVYSDDEKTTFTVKLLPYK
- a CDS encoding DinB family protein encodes the protein MYTLLQYNWQVRDDWFKRCEQLTEEELLCKRVGGVGSILETLFHIVDVEYSWICDLKGKEVDEPQFKDYQSIKKLKALSDLYNKDLERFLQSWTEDLENKILKVSWMDKEYRYGEVLRHVIAHEIHHIGQLSIWARELNLQPVSANLIGRGL
- a CDS encoding GNAT family N-acetyltransferase, with the translated sequence MIKLVPFKRSDFKQLINWINSEEFLIQWSGNAFTYPLNEQQLEKYTECANTLAFKIIDEETKAVIGHISLGQIDNINKSARIGKVLVGNTNMRGRSIGKHMMKAVLRIAFDELKLHRVTLGVYDFNKSAISCYEKIGFVKEGLLRESKRVGKTYWNLWKMSMLEYEWNNK
- a CDS encoding FtsB family cell division protein; amino-acid sequence: MGNIPKISSQQSNPKIPSQQVNPNTQQGNNKKTRRRIITTLAFILPIIFVLQYSLNNQQEMIKEKQITVNTEQQKLSTLKKDGHTLKNDVKVLTGSEEEVLKFARKLYGFSKPNETIFQITE